A single region of the Neodiprion pinetum isolate iyNeoPine1 chromosome 5, iyNeoPine1.2, whole genome shotgun sequence genome encodes:
- the LOC124219221 gene encoding FAD-dependent oxidoreductase domain-containing protein 1: protein MLRRVIISRASSHINPFCCPRFYPQTSNFHSTKQLKHDSNKPDPANPISRTLGALSYDFRQLKKRLTMSQAERELEDNTEGDVPYDFPKQCDVIIIGGGAMGSSIAYWLRKRALHGLRVVVIEKDPTYQKCSSVLSAGGLRQQFSLEENIEMSLYGAEFLRNMGEYLSIEGEPQVDPQFHPYGYLFLASEAGADTLKRNSVLQNSLGAKNLLLTPEKLTQNFPWINTDGIELGCYGLQNEGWFDPWTLLSGLKNKAIHLGAEYIAAEAVGFEFKQNPNIEVSGIPAGQYVGLDKLTVRTQSGEERSIQFAIAIIAAGAHSNDIARMAKIGTGPGMLSVPLPVEPRKRYVYCFHSPDGPGLNTPLTIDPTGTYFRREGLAGNYICGRSPELVDEPAVDNLEVDLEYFDQKIWPILAKRVEAFGNLKVKSSWAGFYEYNKFDENGIIGMHPYYHNLYLATGFSGHGIQHAPAVGRAISELIIDGRFVTIDLTRLGFDRIITLEPMLEANIV from the exons ATGCTGCGCCGTGTGATTATATCTAGAGCTAGCAGTCACATTAATCCGTTTTGCTGCCCACGCTTCTACCCACAGActtctaattttcattccaccAAG CAACTCAAGCATGATAGTAACAAACCTGACCCAGCAAACCCAATTTCCCGCACCCTGGGAGCGCTCTCATACGACTTCAGACAGCTCAAAAAACGCCTGACCATGTCACAGGCAGAGCGTGAGCTTGAGGATAACACGGAAGGTGATGTTCCGTATGATTTCCCAAAGCAGTGCGACGTCATTATCATTGGTGGAGGTGCGATGGGCAGCTCTATTGCTTACTGGCTTAGAAAACGCGCTCTTCATGGTCTTCGTGTAgttgtaattgaaaaagatCCCACA TACCAGAAATGTTCCTCAGTTTTGTCCGCTGGAGGTCTTCGTCAGCAATTCTCTttggaagaaaatattgaaatgtcGCTGTACGGGGCAGAGTTCTTACGTAACATGGGTGAATACTTGAGTATCGAAGGAGAGCCGCAGGTAGATCCGCAATTTCATCCATATGGATACTTATTTTTGGCATCTGAAGCAGGCGCCGATACACTTAAGAGAAATTCTGTACTGCAAAATTCTCTGGGGGCGAAGAACTTGCTATTGACCCCTGAAAAATTGACACAAAATTTTCCTTGGATCAACACTGACGGTATAGAGCTTGGCTGCTATGGTCTACAAAACGAGGGCTGGTTTGATCCGTGGACACTCCTTAGTGGCCTGAAAAACAAAGCTATACACCTCGGAGCTGAATACATCGCAGCCGAAGCTGTAGGATTTGAATTCAAGCAAAACCCTAACATAGAAGTATCCGGCATTCCTGCGGGCCAGTATGTCGGACTGGACAAGCTAACA GTAAGAACCCAATCTGGAGAAGAGAGGAGCATCCAATTTGCAATAGCTATCATAGCTGCTGGGGCACACAGCAACGATATAGCGAGAATGGCAAAAATCGGGACTGGGCCTGGAATGTTGAGCGTGCCATTGCCTGTCGAGCCCAG GAAGAGGTATGTCTATTGCTTTCACTCCCCTGACGGCCCTGGGCTCAACACGCCGCTGACAATAGATCCTACAGGAACGTACTTTAG GAGGGAAGGTTTGGCTGGCAATTATATTTGCGGACGGTCTCCAGAACTGGTAGATGAACCGGCGGTCGACAACCTCGAAGTCGACCTTGAATActtcgatcaaaaaatttggcCTATATTAGCGAAAAGAGTCGAGGCGTTTGGGAACTTGAAG GTAAAAAGTTCGTGGGCAGGTTTTTACGAGTACAATAAATTTGACGAAAACGGAATCATTGGCATGCATCCGTACTACCACAATTTATACCTGGCAACTGGATTCAGTGGCCATGGCATTCAACACGCACCAGCTGTGGGTCGAGCTATATCAGAGCTCATTATAGATGGTCGATTTGTAACGATAGACTTAACAAGGCTAGGTTTCGATAGAATAATTACGTTAGAACCAATGCTAGAAGCGAATATCGTCTGA
- the TfIIS gene encoding transcription elongation factor S-II isoform X1 has product MSAEEEVLRIQKKLIKMSSGDGTGQEQALELLKVLQKLPVNLELLTKTRIGMTVNALRKSSKDDEVISLSKTLIKNWKKFLSGPNKDCKDSSSSSGSKKKDEKLDKVKEEGDQKKEKDGVVDGGDSKSKEDKTSKDLSRKQSSFPAATTTDAVRLKCRELLAAALRVDGGAIEGCASPEELAEELEEAIYAEFKNTDNRYKNRVRSRVANLRDAKNPTLRTNFLVGAIPPGRLAVMTAEEMASDEIKQLREQFKKEAINDAQLATVQGTKTSLLKCGKCKKRNCTYNQVQTRSADEPMTTFVLCNECGNRWKFC; this is encoded by the exons atgaGTGCTGAAGAGGAAGTGCTAAGGATCCAGAAAAAACTGATTAAAATGTCGAGCGGCGACGGGACG GGCCAAGAACAAGCCTTGGAATTATTGAAAGTTCTGCAAAAACTACCAGTAAATTTGGAACTCTTGACAAAAACGAGGATTGGCATGACGGTAAATGCGCTGAGGAAATCGAGCAAAGACGACGAAGTTATATCCCTTTCAAAAACGCTCATAAAGAATTGGAAGAAATTCTTATCTG GTCCTAACAAAGACTGCAAAGATTCAAGTTCTTCAAGtggatcaaaaaaaaaagatgagaaaTTGGACAAGGTCAAGGAAGAAGGGGAtcagaagaaggaaaaagatgGAGTTGTTGATGGGGGAGATTCTAAATCCAAGGAGGATAAGACAAGTAAAGATTTGTCAAGGAAACAGTCTTCCTTTCCAGCCGCCACCACCACAGATGCAGTTAGGTTAAAATGCCGAGAACTGTTGGCTGCTGCACTAAGAGTTGATGGAGGAGCCATCGAAGGTTGTGCCAGTCCAGAAGAACTTGCTGAGGAGCTGGAGGAAGCAATTTATGCAGAGTTCAAAAATACGGACAACAGATACAAGAACAGA GTACGCAGCCGAGTCGCAAACTTAAGAGATGCGAAAAATCCGACTTTGAGAACAAATTTTCTTGTTGGAGCAATTCCTCCTGGCCGTCTGGCTGTAATGACTGCTGAGGAAATGGCAAGCGACGAGATTAAACAGTTGCGGGAGCAGTTCAAGAAAGAGGCCATTAACGATGCGCAACTCGCAACTGTCCAGGGGACAAAGACCAGCTTATTAAAATGTGGAAAGTGCAAGAAGCGCAATTGCACATATAATCAGGTTCAGACACGATCCGCCGACGAACCTATGACAACATTTGTCTTGTGCAATGAATGTGGGAACCGTTGGAAGTTCTGCTGA
- the TfIIS gene encoding transcription elongation factor S-II isoform X2, with translation MTVNALRKSSKDDEVISLSKTLIKNWKKFLSGPNKDCKDSSSSSGSKKKDEKLDKVKEEGDQKKEKDGVVDGGDSKSKEDKTSKDLSRKQSSFPAATTTDAVRLKCRELLAAALRVDGGAIEGCASPEELAEELEEAIYAEFKNTDNRYKNRVRSRVANLRDAKNPTLRTNFLVGAIPPGRLAVMTAEEMASDEIKQLREQFKKEAINDAQLATVQGTKTSLLKCGKCKKRNCTYNQVQTRSADEPMTTFVLCNECGNRWKFC, from the exons ATGACGGTAAATGCGCTGAGGAAATCGAGCAAAGACGACGAAGTTATATCCCTTTCAAAAACGCTCATAAAGAATTGGAAGAAATTCTTATCTG GTCCTAACAAAGACTGCAAAGATTCAAGTTCTTCAAGtggatcaaaaaaaaaagatgagaaaTTGGACAAGGTCAAGGAAGAAGGGGAtcagaagaaggaaaaagatgGAGTTGTTGATGGGGGAGATTCTAAATCCAAGGAGGATAAGACAAGTAAAGATTTGTCAAGGAAACAGTCTTCCTTTCCAGCCGCCACCACCACAGATGCAGTTAGGTTAAAATGCCGAGAACTGTTGGCTGCTGCACTAAGAGTTGATGGAGGAGCCATCGAAGGTTGTGCCAGTCCAGAAGAACTTGCTGAGGAGCTGGAGGAAGCAATTTATGCAGAGTTCAAAAATACGGACAACAGATACAAGAACAGA GTACGCAGCCGAGTCGCAAACTTAAGAGATGCGAAAAATCCGACTTTGAGAACAAATTTTCTTGTTGGAGCAATTCCTCCTGGCCGTCTGGCTGTAATGACTGCTGAGGAAATGGCAAGCGACGAGATTAAACAGTTGCGGGAGCAGTTCAAGAAAGAGGCCATTAACGATGCGCAACTCGCAACTGTCCAGGGGACAAAGACCAGCTTATTAAAATGTGGAAAGTGCAAGAAGCGCAATTGCACATATAATCAGGTTCAGACACGATCCGCCGACGAACCTATGACAACATTTGTCTTGTGCAATGAATGTGGGAACCGTTGGAAGTTCTGCTGA
- the LOC124219226 gene encoding alpha-ketoglutarate-dependent dioxygenase alkB homolog 7, mitochondrial isoform X1 codes for MTRFCRGMLSRSVLSAWPQTLWIKSLGSNLMNSGSRRSTKTLSSDWMSELSATMRIFPDFITPQEEESLFQEIEPYLKRLRYESSHWDNAIQSYRETEKSTWKKGNSAVIQKIQKTAFPPDTSLLGHVHVLDLAGDGMIKPHVDSVRFCGDTIAGLSLLSDSVMRLTMVGYEKECFKDYLLLQRSLYVMSGAARYKYNHEILGPDESTFEGNKIPRSRRISVICRCDPKHID; via the exons ATGACACGTTTCTG TAGAGGAATGTTGTCGCGTTCTGTGCTTTCGGCGTGGCCTCAAACCCTATGGATAAAGAGTCTCGGCTCTAACCTCATGAACTCGGGATCCCGGAGATCCACCAAAACTTTGTCGAGTGACTGGATGTCAGAGCTCTCTGCCACGATGCGTATTTTTCCAGATTTCATAACTCCCCAAGAAGAAGAGTCTCTATTTCAGGAAATTGAACCCTACCTCAAGAGACTCAGATACGAATCTTCGCACTGGGATAAC GCTATACAAAGTTACAGGGAGACTGAGAAATCGACGTGGAAAAAAGGGAACTCTGCTGTCATacagaaaattcaaaagacgGCATTTCCACCCGATACCTCTCTTCTAGGACATGTTCATGTGTTGGACCTGGCGGGTGACGGAATGATAAAACCTCACGTCGACAGTGTCAGG ttttgtgGTGATACAATAGCTGGACTGAGCCTCTTAAGCGACAGTGTGATGCGACTTACTATGGTTGGTTATGAAAAAGAATGCTTTAAAGATTACCTGCTCCTTCAACGATCGCTATACGTAATGAG CGGTGCTGCCAGATATAAATACAATCACGAAATCCTTGGTCCCGATGAATCCACTTTTGAAGGGAACAAGATCCCCAGATCCAGACGAATATCTGTGATATGTAGGTGTGATCCCAAGCACATAGACTAG
- the LOC124219226 gene encoding alpha-ketoglutarate-dependent dioxygenase alkB homolog 7, mitochondrial isoform X2, with translation MLSRSVLSAWPQTLWIKSLGSNLMNSGSRRSTKTLSSDWMSELSATMRIFPDFITPQEEESLFQEIEPYLKRLRYESSHWDNAIQSYRETEKSTWKKGNSAVIQKIQKTAFPPDTSLLGHVHVLDLAGDGMIKPHVDSVRFCGDTIAGLSLLSDSVMRLTMVGYEKECFKDYLLLQRSLYVMSGAARYKYNHEILGPDESTFEGNKIPRSRRISVICRCDPKHID, from the exons ATGTTGTCGCGTTCTGTGCTTTCGGCGTGGCCTCAAACCCTATGGATAAAGAGTCTCGGCTCTAACCTCATGAACTCGGGATCCCGGAGATCCACCAAAACTTTGTCGAGTGACTGGATGTCAGAGCTCTCTGCCACGATGCGTATTTTTCCAGATTTCATAACTCCCCAAGAAGAAGAGTCTCTATTTCAGGAAATTGAACCCTACCTCAAGAGACTCAGATACGAATCTTCGCACTGGGATAAC GCTATACAAAGTTACAGGGAGACTGAGAAATCGACGTGGAAAAAAGGGAACTCTGCTGTCATacagaaaattcaaaagacgGCATTTCCACCCGATACCTCTCTTCTAGGACATGTTCATGTGTTGGACCTGGCGGGTGACGGAATGATAAAACCTCACGTCGACAGTGTCAGG ttttgtgGTGATACAATAGCTGGACTGAGCCTCTTAAGCGACAGTGTGATGCGACTTACTATGGTTGGTTATGAAAAAGAATGCTTTAAAGATTACCTGCTCCTTCAACGATCGCTATACGTAATGAG CGGTGCTGCCAGATATAAATACAATCACGAAATCCTTGGTCCCGATGAATCCACTTTTGAAGGGAACAAGATCCCCAGATCCAGACGAATATCTGTGATATGTAGGTGTGATCCCAAGCACATAGACTAG
- the LOC124219219 gene encoding tRNA (guanine(26)-N(2))-dimethyltransferase encodes MHRVLATRLSSASVRSASAFAKIVMNTQAAETRGAEESIVVREGMAEILANEKKVFYNPVQEFNRDLSVAVLSIFTEERKAYQKIEPSKKVAQRCSEGITILEALSATGLRSIRYAKEVPFVHQITANDISAAAVESIKKNVLHNGVGDLVTTSHEDATMVMYRHRSDRFDAVDVDPYGSPSVFLDGAVQCISEGGLLLITATDMAVLAGNSPETCHVKYGAISLKSKACHEMALRILLQHISSHAGRYGRYIQPLISISVDFYIRVFVRVYTGQIVCKGVASKLGMIYQCVGCESITTQPLSMTKSDNKYGLPAGPPVDKLCHYCGHKHHIGGPIWLGPLHDRQFVSQLLSKVDTGEFGTKKRLQGVLNVIYEELDVPLYYLLDRLMSIVKCEVPPMVTFSSALINAGYKVSISHAHKTSVKTDAPNSVIWDIVRAWEKLHPAKKERFESDSAALAILNTSSSHEISFQPHPLANPASRQKKLSRFQKNPTAYWGPGTKSTMMVQTKDSILKKKKNQNKHFKRKQRSASSDESGIMKSFDSPEKGDVVPEDDQTKPSPQKQLKRD; translated from the exons ATGCATCGCGTCCTGGCAACTCGCTTATCTTCGGCCAGCGTACGTAGTGC CTCCGCTTTTGCGAAAATTGTAATGAACACTCAGGCAGCGGAGACTCGGGGCGCCGAGGAGTCCATCGTCGTCAGGGAAGGAATGGCCGAGATATTGgcgaatgagaaaaaagtcTTCTACAATCCGGTTCAAGAGTTCAACAGAGACCTCAG TGTCGCCGTATTGTCAATTTTCACTGAAGAAAGAAAGGcttatcaaaaaattgaacccAGCAAGAAGGTTGCTCAAAGGTGTTCG GAAGGCATTACGATCTTGGAAGCTCTGTCTGCTACAGGGTTACGCAGTATCAGATATGCCAAAGAGGTTCCGTTCGTTCATCAAATTACTGCCAATGACATTTCCGCCGCCGCGGTAGAGAgcataaagaaaaatgtactCCATAATGGTGTGGGGGACCTTGTAACGACCAGTCACGAAGATGCAAC TATGGTTATGTACCGGCACAGGAGCGATCGATTCGATGCTGTAGATGTGGACCCTTACGGTTCACCTTCGGTTTTTCTGGACGGTGCTGTACAATGCATTTCCGAGGGGGGCTTACTTTTGATTACAGCTACCGATATGGCGGTTCTTGCTGGAAACTCACCAGAAACGTGTCATGTTAAATATGGCGCTATTTCCTTGAAGTCAAAAGCCTGTCATGAAATG gCCCTGAGGATACTTTTGCAGCATATCTCATCTCATGCAGGACGTTACGGCCGGTACATTCAGCCATTGATATCGATTAGTGTAGATTTTTATATCAGGGTATTTGTGAGGGTCTACACAGGGCAAATTGTTTGCAAGGGAGTAGCGAGTAAATTGGGAATGATTTATCAATGCGTCGGGTGCGAGAGTATTACTACGCAACCGCTCAGCATGACAAAGTCTGACAACAAGTACGGCCTGCCAGCAGGACCGCCAGTTGATAAGCTTTGTCACTATTGTGGTCACAAACACCAT ATCGGTGGGCCAATTTGGCTTGGTCCTTTACATGATCGCCAGTTTGTTTCGCAACTTCTGTCCAAAGTGGATACAGGTGAATTTGGAACCAAGAAAAGGCTTCAAGGCGTCTTAAATGTGATTTACGAAGAACTAGACGTACCGCTCTACTACTTACTTGATCGATTA ATGTCTATAGTAAAGTGCGAGGTACCCCCCATGGTGACATTTAGTTCTGCGCTGATAAACGCCGGTTATAAAGTGTCAATTTCACATGCACATAAAACATCGGTTAAAACCGATGCCCCAAACAGTGTTATATGGGACATAGTTCGAGCATGGGAAAAG TTGCATCCGGCCAAAAAGGAAAGGTTTGAATCGGATAGCGCTGCGCTGGCTATTCTTAACACCTCGTCTTCACATGAAATATCTTTTCAACCGCATCCCCTTGCTAATCCGGCATCGAGGCAAAAGAAATTATCCAGGTTTCAAAAGAACCCAACCGCATACTGGGGCCCCGGTACAAAGTCGACAATGAT GGTGCAGACAAAAGATTCGatattgaaaaagaagaagaaccaAAATAAACATTTCAAAAGGAAACAACGCTCAGCTTCCTCTGACGAATCTGGCATCATGAAATCTTTCGATTCACCAGAAAAAGGCGACGTAGTTCCAGAAGACGATCAAACGAAACCGTCACCACAGAAACAGTTGAAAAGAGACTGA